A single region of the Sorghum bicolor cultivar BTx623 chromosome 9, Sorghum_bicolor_NCBIv3, whole genome shotgun sequence genome encodes:
- the LOC8077897 gene encoding uncharacterized protein LOC8077897 — protein MAAVGGGRGRRRSPHAALDPRSRQVFQPIKRTALPAGVRKTRLRLSPAGSDPQRFSCDPTPEFVAIVVVVVVIRTMLRKFLHFARCCIGLERAPAAPVQAVPLPDNDDILREILLRLPPLPSSLPRAALVCKRWRSLVADPFFLRRFREHHHHRTPPPLLGYFFNDSHGPGFTPTLAPPDSIPPESFSLPRQPGASERLFFLGCRHGLALLINRRRLHAVVWDPVAGCRATVDYPAEFTTDDGAHCCRGTVLSTGATATADADDGQLRPFKVILIRTDDVHDGRVRVSMCVYESKTGKWGDTISTVLIPLSVSNLPSVLIGNALCGFLRWPNGILEFDLESHSVGIIKTPKSLCPIDRSLFQVVRTQDGELGLAILYKLIMEVWKRKASSPDGAVEWVLQKTIQLDNLLPIPRMNMMECDLSAARILGFDEDNNAIHVSTFTSGAFAIQLDSMKFTELFNVYRIGSYQSCYPYTGFYTAVVPRLSAA, from the exons ATGGCGGCGGTGGGAGGAGGGAGGGGAAGGAGGAGGTCCCCGCACGCGGCG TTGGACCCAAGAAGCCGCCAAGTTTTCCAGCCCATAAAACGCACTGCACTACCGGCCGGAGTCCGGAAGACGCGGCTTCGTCTATCTCCAGCAGGCTCCGATCCTCAGCGTTTCTCCTGCGATCCCACACCAGAGTTCGTTgcaatcgtcgtcgtcgtcgtcgtcatcagaaCGATGCTTCGCAAGTTCCTGCATTTTGCAAG GTGTTGCATTGGATTGGAACGTGCACCCGCAGCACCAGTGCAGGCGGTGCCGCTGCCGGACAACGACGACATCCTCCGTGAGATCCTCCTGCGCCTGCCGCCGCTGCCGTcgtctctcccgcgcgcggcccTCGTCTGCAAACGCTGGCGAAGCCTCGTCGCGGACCCTTTCTTCCTCCGCCGCTTCCGcgagcaccaccaccaccggacGCCTCCGCCCCTGCTGGGCTACTTCTTCAACGACTCTCACGGGCCCGGCTTCACCCCGACGCTGGCCCCGCCTGACAGCATCCCACCGGAGAGCTTCTCCCTGCCGCGGCAGCCCGGTGCTAGCGAGCGCCTCTTCTTCCTCGGCTGCCGCCACGGCCTCGCGCTCCTCATCAACCGGAGACGCCTCCACGCCGTCGTGTGGGATCCCGTCGCCGGCTGCCGGGCCACCGTGGACTATCCAGCGGAGTTCACCACTGACGACGGGGCGCACTGCTGCCGTGGCACGGTGCTGAGCACcggcgccaccgccaccgccgatgccgacgatggGCAGTTGAGGCCCTTCAAGGTCATCTTGATACGCACGGACGACGTACACGATGGCCGCGTACGTGTGTCCATGTGCGTCTACGAATCCAAGACCGGAAAATGGGGCGACACCATCTCAACTGTTCTTATTCCCTTGTCAGTGTCCAATCTGCCCAGTGTCTTGATTGGGAATGCACTCTGTGGATTTCTCCGGTGGCCAAATGGCATCCTTGAATTTGATCTTGAGAGCCACAGTGTAGGCATAATCAAGACGCCAAAGAGCCTCTGTCCCATTGACAGATCCTTGTTCCAGGTCGTGAGGACACAGGATGGAGAGCTGGGACTTGCAATCTTGTACAAACTCATCATGGAGGTGTGGAAGAGGAAGGCCAGCTCACCAGATGGTGCCGTCGAATGGGTTCTTCAGAAAACAATTCAGCTGGACAACCTCCTTCCGATACCACGTATGAATATGATGGAGTGTGATTTGTCAGCAGCAAGGATACTGGGGTTTGATGAGGACAACAATGCCATTCATGTGTCCACATTTACCAGTGGCGCCTTCGCGATCCAGCTTGACTCCATGAAGTTCACGGAGCTTTTCAACGTCTATCGGATTGGTTCCTATCAATCATGTTATCCCTACACAGGTTTCTACACTGCAGTTGTACCTCGTCTTTCAGCTGCATAA
- the LOC8077899 gene encoding uncharacterized protein LOC8077899 isoform X1, which translates to MSEGATSPALEPEAAPLPDNDDIHREIFLRLPPLPSSLPRASLVCKRWRRILSDPAFLRRFRAHHRAPPLLGFFADEDGDIDFVPTLRRPDRIPGARFSLPRRRRGDDYLSFLGCRHGLALFVDRARSEAVVWNPVTGSQCRVPFPPDFNKRHVYYKGAVLSSSGDGHVHGDCRLIPFKLVLVHQTDLHDTLASACLYESESGKWGNITSIAIPWSRLHQPSVLVGNRLYWILLGTSDILEFDLDGQSLAIIQKPEDPRVTNNSGIQALRLEGNKLGLATLSKLSIQLWQRETNSDAAGTWVPWKTIELDKLLSLDRLTRIWTATILGFDEDSNAFFICTSVGIYMIHLESTRFTKLFQGDSFTAYYPYTSLYTAGLGIDDGDDRAEMLNNT; encoded by the exons ATGAGTGAGGGTGCCACCTCGCCGGCGCTGGAGCCGGAGGCGGCGCCTTTGCCGGACAACGACGACATCCATCGGGAGATCTTTCTCCGCCTCCCGCCGCTCCCCTCGTCGCTCCCCCGCGCCTCGCTCGTCTGCAAGCGCTGGCGCCGCATCCTCTCCGACCCCGCCTTCCTCCGCCGCTTCCGCGCCCACCACCGGGCGCCTCCCCTCCTCGGCTTCTTCGCCGACGAAGACGGCGACATCGACTTCGTGCCCAcgctgcgccggcccgaccgcATCCCCGGCGCGCGCTTCTCcctgccgcggcggcggcgcggcgacgACTACTTGAGCTTCCTCGGCTGCCGCCACGGCCTCGCCCTCTTCGTTGACCGCGCGCGGTCTGAGGCCGTGGTGTGGAACCCCGTCACCGGCAGCCAGTGCCGCGTGCCTTTCCCACCGGATTTCAACAAAAGACACGTCTACTACAAAGGCGCCGTGCTGAGCTCCTCCGGCGACGGCCACGTGCACGGTGATTGCCGCTTGATCCCCTTCAAATTGGTATTGGTGCATCAGACTGACCTCCACGACACACTTGCGTCCGCGTGCCTATATGAATCGGAGTCTGGTAAATGGGGCAATATCACCTCAATAGCTATTCCATGGTCTCGTTTGCATCAGCCTTCTGTCCTAGTTGGAAACCGACTTTACTGGATACTTTTAGGTACCAGTGACATCCTTGAGTTTGATCTGGATGGCCAGAGTCTAGCCATAATTCAGAAGCCAGAGGACCCCCGTGTTACAAACAATTCAGGCATTCAGGCCCTGCGACTAGAAGGTAACAAGCTTGGCCTTGCAACTCTGTCAAAGCTGAGCATCCAGTTGTGGCAGAGAGAGACCAATTCAGATGCTGCTGGCACGTGGGTGCCATGGAAAACTATTGAACTAGATAAGCTCCTTTCATTAGATCGGTTAACAAGGATATGGACGGCAACGATTCTGGGGTTTGATGAGGATAGCAATGCTTTCTTTATTTGTACGAGCGTTGGCATCTACATGATCCATCTTGAGTCAACACGGTTCACGAAACTTTTCCAAGGCGATTCATTTACTGCCTATTATCCCTACACAAGTTTATATACTGCAG GCTTGGGCATTGATGATGGAGACGATAGAGCTGAAATGCTGAACAATACATGA
- the LOC8077898 gene encoding uncharacterized protein LOC8077898 produces the protein MAEPANRRMAAVRRHLLLPSPPPLRPNPLSSLAEVEPSPVIIGGMVLDIHAKPSVPPHPGTTVPGMVKYISGGVARNIAECMSKLGTQPFMISVVGNDMAGDFLLKYWRSAGLRTEGILQADDVATPVVSNVFDGSGELIAGVASVQAVENFITPSWIYRFRHHITNAPLVMLDANLPPESLKAACITAYESEVPVLFEPVSVVKSRRIAPVAEYITCTSPNEIELVAMANSLSPSVKYNFHKIEQFKEKSDAVEYLFEMLSPAMFFLLEKGIKLLIVTLGSNGVFICCKEHTNFMKDQRKCKQTRFSRQLLEKMDGCFLLNNRVNLCGESSSRTCVFHLPAISASVISLTGAGDCLVGGVLSALCAGFDIIQSVAIGVAIAKASVESEANIPDDISAASIADDAQCVLHSAKVVWCK, from the exons ATGGCCGAGCCCGCGAACCGGCGgatggcggccgtccgccgccACCTCCTTCTGCCTTCACCCCCGCCGCTTCGCCCT AATCCGTTAAGCAGCCTCGCGGAGGTGGAGCCCAGCCCGGTGATCATCGGCGGGATGGTGCTGGATATCCATGCCAAGCCCTCCGTGCCGCCTCATCCTGGCACCACTGTCCCTGGAATG GTTAAATACATCAGTGGAGGTGTAGCAAGAAATATTGCTGAGTGCATGTCAAAGCTTGGGACACAACCCTTCATGATAAGTGTCGTTGGAAATGATATGGCAG GGGACTTCCTTTTAAAATACTGGAGGTCGGCTGGATTACGTACAGAAG GAATTCTGCAGGCTGATGATGTTGCAACCCCAGTAGTATCAAATGTATTTGATGGTAGTGGAGAATTAATTGCTGGAGTTGCAAGTGTTCAAGCAGTT GAAAATTTTATTACTCCGAGCTGGATATATCGCTTCCGTCATCATATCACTAATGCACCACTTGTAATGCTTGATGCGAATTTACCTCCTGAATCACTTAAAGCAGCTTGCATAA CGGCATATGAATCCGAGGTGCCTGTGTTATTTGAGCCAGTCTCAGTGGTGAAGagtcgaagaattgcaccagtTGCAGAATAC ATAACTTGTACTTCTCCCAATGAGATTGAGCTTGTTGCCATGGCAAATTCATTATCCCCATCAGTGAAATATAACTTTCACAAAATAGAACAGTTCAAGGAGAAATCAGACGCTGTTGAATATTTGTTTGAAATGCTTAGCCCAGCAATGTTCTTCCTACTTGAAAAGGGCATCAAGTTGCTCATCGTCACACTTGGCTCGAATGGTGTTTTTATTTGTTGCAAAGAGCACACTAACTTCATGAAAGACCAGCGCAAGTGCAAACAGACGCGTTTCTCCAGACAGCTACTTGAAAAAATGGATGGGTGTTTTCTGTTGAACAATCGTGTTAATTTGTGCGGAGAAAGCTCTTCAAGAACATGTGTTTTTCATTTACCTGCAATATCTGCCTCTGTGATAAGCCTCACAGGTGCTGGCGATTGCTTGGTTGGTGGTGTCCTTTCAGCTCTATGTGCAGGCTTCGATATCATCCAGAGCGTTGCAATTGGGGTTGCTATAGCAAAGGCATCTGTGGAATCTGAAGCCAACATACCTGATGACATTTCTGCTGCGAGTATTGCAG ATGATGCACAATGTGTTTTGCATTCTGCTAAGGTAGTTTGGTGCAAATGA
- the LOC8077899 gene encoding uncharacterized protein LOC8077899 isoform X2, producing MSEGATSPALEPEAAPLPDNDDIHREIFLRLPPLPSSLPRASLVCKRWRRILSDPAFLRRFRAHHRAPPLLGFFADEDGDIDFVPTLRRPDRIPGARFSLPRRRRGDDYLSFLGCRHGLALFVDRARSEAVVWNPVTGSQCRVPFPPDFNKRHVYYKGAVLSSSGDGHVHGDCRLIPFKLVLVHQTDLHDTLASACLYESESGTSDILEFDLDGQSLAIIQKPEDPRVTNNSGIQALRLEGNKLGLATLSKLSIQLWQRETNSDAAGTWVPWKTIELDKLLSLDRLTRIWTATILGFDEDSNAFFICTSVGIYMIHLESTRFTKLFQGDSFTAYYPYTSLYTAGLGIDDGDDRAEMLNNT from the exons ATGAGTGAGGGTGCCACCTCGCCGGCGCTGGAGCCGGAGGCGGCGCCTTTGCCGGACAACGACGACATCCATCGGGAGATCTTTCTCCGCCTCCCGCCGCTCCCCTCGTCGCTCCCCCGCGCCTCGCTCGTCTGCAAGCGCTGGCGCCGCATCCTCTCCGACCCCGCCTTCCTCCGCCGCTTCCGCGCCCACCACCGGGCGCCTCCCCTCCTCGGCTTCTTCGCCGACGAAGACGGCGACATCGACTTCGTGCCCAcgctgcgccggcccgaccgcATCCCCGGCGCGCGCTTCTCcctgccgcggcggcggcgcggcgacgACTACTTGAGCTTCCTCGGCTGCCGCCACGGCCTCGCCCTCTTCGTTGACCGCGCGCGGTCTGAGGCCGTGGTGTGGAACCCCGTCACCGGCAGCCAGTGCCGCGTGCCTTTCCCACCGGATTTCAACAAAAGACACGTCTACTACAAAGGCGCCGTGCTGAGCTCCTCCGGCGACGGCCACGTGCACGGTGATTGCCGCTTGATCCCCTTCAAATTGGTATTGGTGCATCAGACTGACCTCCACGACACACTTGCGTCCGCGTGCCTATATGAATCGGAGTCTG GTACCAGTGACATCCTTGAGTTTGATCTGGATGGCCAGAGTCTAGCCATAATTCAGAAGCCAGAGGACCCCCGTGTTACAAACAATTCAGGCATTCAGGCCCTGCGACTAGAAGGTAACAAGCTTGGCCTTGCAACTCTGTCAAAGCTGAGCATCCAGTTGTGGCAGAGAGAGACCAATTCAGATGCTGCTGGCACGTGGGTGCCATGGAAAACTATTGAACTAGATAAGCTCCTTTCATTAGATCGGTTAACAAGGATATGGACGGCAACGATTCTGGGGTTTGATGAGGATAGCAATGCTTTCTTTATTTGTACGAGCGTTGGCATCTACATGATCCATCTTGAGTCAACACGGTTCACGAAACTTTTCCAAGGCGATTCATTTACTGCCTATTATCCCTACACAAGTTTATATACTGCAG GCTTGGGCATTGATGATGGAGACGATAGAGCTGAAATGCTGAACAATACATGA